Proteins found in one Oryza glaberrima chromosome 4, OglaRS2, whole genome shotgun sequence genomic segment:
- the LOC127770754 gene encoding pentatricopeptide repeat-containing protein At3g46790, chloroplastic-like, whose product MALNSSPHFVEHLLCYRLLRQHRAPPELLSSNSSTTSQWNTAIRGRLDSGFRGAAVSTFAAMLRAGARRDGYTLPLLNRAAASLPASRGEVELVAAAHSVGVRTGFAANVYFCNTLVDAYARVGDVREVSRVLSYMRLDGCQPSAVTLALVLRVCTAKENVGGGGQLHCYAVKILTHLCRMAALDDAVALFQQSPRRDAISCNIMISEYSSEGNISKVAEMYQRMRREECVDMLQGLVISYRELGALRLGKATHGMLDEGGRPNGVTFLSLLSACSHSGLVNEAHELFDCMTRTFGITPELGHYTCMVDVLGRSGNLDDALQVISDMNVKPDGRIWGALLASCRTYSNSKLASYAAQKLMKLEPGNVGYHVVFSNAQASSDWWDEVESIRSSMVEMDLQKLPAWTCVAETGSP is encoded by the exons ATGGCTCTAAACTCTTCCCCgcatttcgtcgagcacctGCTCTGCTACCGTCTTCTCCGTCAACATCGCGCGCCGCCCGAACTCCTCAGCTCCAACTCCTCCACAACTAGCCAATGGAACACCGCTATCCGGGGCCGCCTCGACTCCGGATTCCGCGGGGCGGCCGTATCCACCTTCGCCGCGATGCTCCGGGCCGGCGCACGCCGGGACGGCTACACGCTCCCGCTCCTCAACCGCGCCGCAGCCTCCCTCCCCGCCAGCCGCGGCGAGgtcgagctcgtcgccgccgctcactCTGTCGGCGTCAGGACAGGGTTCGCCGCCAACGTCTACTTCTGCAACACGCTGGTGGATGCCTACGCGCG TGTCGGGGACGTCCGGGAGGTGTCCCGGGTGTTGTCCTACATGCGGCTGGACGGCTGCCAGCCAAGCGCCGTGACCCTCGCTTTGGTGCTCCGCGTGTGCACGGCCAAAGAgaacgtcggcggcggggggcagCTGCACTGCTACGCAGTGAAGATCTTGACGCACTTGTGCAGGATGGCAGCCTTGGACGACGCGGTGGCGCTGTTCCAGCAGTCTCCAAGAAGAGATGCAATTTCTTGTAACATTATGATCTCAGAGTATTCTTCAGAAGGGAACATTTCCAAAGTTGCTGAAATGTATCAAAGGATGAGAAGAGAGGAG TGTGTTGACATGCTGCAAGGATTAGTCATCAGTTACAGAGAACTTGGTGCACTACGGCTAGGTAAAGCAACTCATGG GATGCTAGACGAAGGAGGAAGGCCAAACGGGGTGACTTTCCTGAGCTTGTTGTCAGCATGTAGTCACTCCGGGCTTGTTAATGAAGCTCATGAGTTGTTTGATTGCATGACAAGAACGTTTGGCATCACACCTGAGCTTGGCCATTACACCTGCATGGTGGATGTTCTTGGACGATCAGGCAACCTAGATGATGCTTTGCAAGTTATCAGTGATATGAATGTTAAGCCAGATGGGAGAATTTGGGGTGCTCTCCTTGCTTCATGCAGGACATACTCGAACAGTAAGCTTGCTTCTTATGCGGCTCAGAAACTTATGAAATTGGAACCAGGTAATGTTGGCTACCATGTGGTGTTCAGCAATGCCCAAGCTAGTAGTGATTGGTGGGATGAAGTTGAAAGCATTAGAAGCTCTATGGTAGAGATGGACCTGCAAAAGCTGCCTGCATGGACCTGTGTTGCTGAGACTGGTAGCCCTTGA